The window tactgtttctgaaataaaaataatcgcattcatgtttttgtataatGTTGTGTTATTCAAATAGGTGAGCACACTACCACATCCATGACCAGACACTTTTCaactaaatcacaaaatggttTGTTAGTGTTAATGTTGTCTGTAAATGTCTTATTGGTGTACtacaccattaaaaaaataaaacagtcttAGCCTTCATAATTCTATTCATAGTTATAGCAAGACCTgatttactgtaagtattcaaaatcctcaaagctaCTGACCTACAGTAGTGCACTTCATAAGGTTTAGTAGTGCAGCACAAACTAGGGGAAACTATTTggattttgaaaaatatataagaggtttaaataatctaccaaacagggaaatgcatatttttattcaaagggtTTGGGGCCTGGAACAAACATCCCAACTATGATGTGGACGCCGATATCCTGACGTCCCTGAAGAAAGGGTTAGATTAGATACATGAATGAATTGGCTACTGAAAAACCAGGCAAGCCAGATGAACTATCAACGTTCTACTGTGCACCAACAAGTGCACCTAATGAACTTTCGTGTGATTGggaagttgcaatgcctcactgcacaagctgtattcctggtcagagggcttaaaacaaattgccaactttttgtgaaagtacataagctataactttagtattctcattccagaaaatgttgcgtttcttttttccatctgtactgtgtatatatactgtatggactaGGAACTTATCTACTCTGTGTTTTTGGTTTCCCTTCGGACCGCTTAGGGGAGCGAACGGTTAACGGACCGCGGTGAGCAACAAGTCCTGAAAAGGTTAGCCATCATCTTGATACTGTCTGCAGGAGAgagtaattttaatataatttgtcttCCTGGAGATTGATTTATATTATTCGAGAAATACAAACTACGAtcataacatttatatttatagacaTACTCCAATATGGCGTCTCGCTCTCCATTGTCTTCCCCCGACTCTGCTACGGGTTCAGGTACCGACCCGGCTCGGCCAGACACAGGAGAGCCGCTCGGTggttcagattcagattcagacgtGGGTCTCGGGGAGGAAGGTTGCGGTGCTGGTGACCTGGGGTATCGCCTGGAAGAGACGGAGCTCGAAGCCGAGTTTGAAGCGGCAGCTGAGCGGCTCCTTGGACTGGTGCAGACAGCGAGCAGAGAACAGCTGCTTTACCTGTACGCCAGGTATAAACAGGTAAAGCAACCCCAAACCTTTGGCAACTCTTTAATAAACTGAAGCAAAGACGTGTTTGATGTGTTTTCGGGCTCAGGATCAATTAGTTTGAAACCTTAAAAATGTACACTCAGCATGTGCATAATCAGCTGCTGTCATGTAGTTGGTGACCTTCGTGTTTATAAAGTACTGAGTACGTTTGAATGTAGAAACCACTAGCAATATTTTCTAGTTTCCCAAGGGATCCTTTTAACTGACGAACGTTGAATAGAAGTGTACAAAACGACTTTTCTGAAGTCGCAATTTGTGCGCAACAACGGGTTAGCTTGTTGTTGCTTTTCTTGAAGTCTGTGACGGGAGAAAGTTCCCACTTTACATCTTCAAGACAACAACTGGCAAGAAGCAATTTCCTAATGACATCTTTGAAGTCGTCAAAGATTTGATCGGCAGAAGACTTGGATGATACCTGTTTAAATTCGCAATTTTAATGTGAGGAATATGAAAGTGCTTTAAAATCATTAATGAAAAGAAACTCTCGTGTGACATCAGATATGGAAAATGTATAGTgcagaaataaatactttacacagctattttaaaagatatttgTGTGGACACCAATAATAGAGTTTTCAATGGCATGATAAAAACATGTGACACAGGGATAAGTACTATGATTGTAAGCCACTAAATGTGTAGGAATCAGATTGGAAAGCAGCTCTGGTCTGGAGAATTTGGAAGTAGCAGTAACAAGATGTGAATCCAGTCTGTGAAtgcaaattaatatttgaaCGTTAATCCTTATTTGAGCCAAATACGCCTATCTGAGACATGCTGAActatttaaattgaataaaatgagCAACGATAAAGGCAATGACATCACACGCTGTTTGTGTTTCCAAGGACACATTCTCATTTTGAGCATAATCTCAAAATGTTCTATTTCCATGCTGCTGATGGCAGCAAGCTCTTGTGACGTACAGGAGAATAGAAGCTCAGGACTTGCTCTGCTTCATGAGATCGACATCGCTTAATAAATTCTTTAACCAGTTTTGTCTTGAATAATTATTGTTATATTTGTTCACTTCAgtgcttattttttctttctcttaatTCTTGAAATTTGTAGAAAGTgcttaaaataagtttttttaaaaaagttttcacCTTCTTACTGCCATTTTTAAATTCAGTCCTGTATTTCCTGCAGAATGACCTCaaacattgttttcattgtCTTGATACAGTACAATGTTTGCAGCTTGGACTAAAATTTGTTAAGCACTTTATGAATATGCTTTCTAGCAATAGAAACTGTAAATTAATTGTATGTGATAAAACTTTATTTCAGGTTTCAAATTCTATCTGGTTTGACTTTTCAGGTCAAAGTTGGAACATGTAACAcagtgtagcggcaaggcttattaacaagccagaattaagtgtttctgagctttcccaaattaggcctcatctctctgttcatctttgtggtgcagccacagagaaactattcatgcaggctgatttaaggttcctttgataaaggacagctcccaaagggggatgcacttagctaagcctggctatcatgatcaatggtcatccattggcgcctatctgtctagggagtgccagttggacatctggactgcattcctaagtgtcaggagtaagtgactcatatctcaccttgatcatcTAAATCAGGGACtagtagggccgagtaacccacgtgggactctgatgcccatggaactttcagccaataaacgagctgaagttcctccaggtaaaaacaggcaacacagagagcctgagagattcaggagaattctatGGACAATTCTAAatggaattcaaaggagaattccagggcaggacggcccaggagcagaaggctcccaagggcaggacattctcgcagcgcgcctcctgaccatcctgagactcagcccggacaaccacggaatggccagtgtgtctgagtgccagaactttccttcatCTAAGAGTCTAAAGTGGAgattgccagagagtaaccagaggatccacccgaggttagcaccagcagcaggcctcgtgaacaggtcggaactgtggaaagctgaatcactattcagaactagctcttcatcaggaacgaaccggtcttcttcctgacttgctgggacccacagtcatcttttctcctgtgcgcaaactttgctagttaaagccaacactaactagccggtcagtgagcatcagcagcgcaccgtcgcaagccgcacagcacagcctggtgCCGacccagagagcgcggattggacagcaacaagcctgtaactgtttttttgtgcccgcaggagatctgaatccccagagattggatgagtattcaacttcaatgcattatagctcaagaattcaattgttatcccaaccagttgatatcaatttaattcctaagagttatgtacttgttttgagtatttaacgtagaagttataaccaagttcatttatgaaacggtttaaatgaatgatatactgaacgtatgtcctcttgatatacgTAACTCtgtgtaactgattgaatatatatcttttgtattctgataaccctctcgataagatctgtt is drawn from Lepisosteus oculatus isolate fLepOcu1 chromosome 9, fLepOcu1.hap2, whole genome shotgun sequence and contains these coding sequences:
- the LOC138241222 gene encoding acyl-CoA-binding domain-containing protein 6-like isoform X2, with translation MASRSPLSSPDSATGSGTDPARPDTGEPLGGSDSDSDVGLGEEGCGAGDLGYRLEETELEAEFEAAAERLLGLVQTASREQLLYLYARYKQVKVGTCNTAKPGFFDFEGQRKWQAWKQLGDMSKEQAMQEYVACVHSLDPEGGQKVGTSDSISLKPAICLVSAFGRQDDVMH
- the LOC138241222 gene encoding acyl-CoA-binding domain-containing protein 6-like isoform X3; the encoded protein is MASRSPLSSPDSATGSGTDPARPDTGEPLGGSDSDSDVGLGEEGCGAGDLGYRLEETELEAEFEAAAERLLGLVQTASREQLLYLYARYKQVKVGTCNTAKPGFFDFEGQRKWQAWKQLGDMSKELAMQEYVACVHSLDPEGGQKVEPPPSGTRTRASVALDRDPAS
- the LOC138241222 gene encoding acyl-CoA-binding domain-containing protein 6-like isoform X1, whose product is MASRSPLSSPDSATGSGTDPARPDTGEPLGGSDSDSDVGLGEEGCGAGDLGYRLEETELEAEFEAAAERLLGLVQTASREQLLYLYARYKQVKVGTCNTAKPGFFDFEGQRKWQAWKQLGDMSKELAMQEYVACVHSLDPEGGQKVGTSDSISLKPAICLVSAFGRQDDVMH